From one Shewanella sp. GD04112 genomic stretch:
- the sixA gene encoding phosphohistidine phosphatase SixA translates to MQLFLMRHGDAGFNAQSDRDRTLTDLGRHHTVLMSNWLARSVSDFDLVLVSPYLRAQQTWQELSQHFPEPRKWLVVDDLVPSGDPANVAALIVAYAELYKADKVLVISHMPLLGYLVSELVAGVEPPLFATSGITLIDKHAEQACIVWQHAPHSIS, encoded by the coding sequence ATGCAGCTATTTTTGATGCGACATGGTGACGCTGGATTTAATGCTCAGTCGGATAGGGACAGAACGCTTACCGATTTAGGAAGACACCATACTGTCTTAATGAGTAACTGGTTAGCCAGAAGTGTCAGCGATTTTGATCTTGTTTTGGTCAGCCCTTATTTACGTGCGCAGCAAACCTGGCAGGAATTGAGTCAACATTTCCCCGAGCCTCGCAAATGGCTGGTCGTGGATGATTTAGTGCCGTCAGGCGATCCCGCCAATGTAGCCGCTTTAATTGTTGCCTATGCCGAATTGTACAAGGCCGATAAAGTGCTGGTGATTTCCCATATGCCACTCTTGGGCTATTTGGTTAGTGAGTTAGTCGCCGGTGTTGAGCCGCCCTTGTTTGCCACCTCTGGAATCACTCTAATAGATAAACATGCCGAGCAGGCCTGCATTGTTTGGCAACATGCGCCCCACAGCATTAGTTAA
- the smrB gene encoding endonuclease SmrB, producing the protein MNKDDDKEGMAMFSALIEGIKPIAQDKRHFRTPLKTKHEIELKEQQLHANSYFSDTYQPLLPVQGPMRWLDEGVDSLELKRLRRGDYQPDLLLDLHGYRQSEAKLELAALIQACVKQQSQCCCVMHGYGTGILKQQVPMWLVQHPMVKAFHQAPKEWGGDAALLVLIDIGDQPHRR; encoded by the coding sequence ATGAATAAAGACGATGATAAAGAAGGCATGGCGATGTTTTCGGCGCTGATCGAGGGGATAAAACCTATCGCCCAAGATAAGCGGCATTTTCGCACGCCCCTAAAAACCAAACATGAAATTGAACTGAAAGAGCAGCAACTGCATGCTAACAGTTATTTCTCAGATACTTATCAACCTCTGCTGCCCGTTCAGGGGCCAATGCGTTGGCTCGATGAGGGTGTCGATAGTCTCGAGCTTAAACGCTTAAGACGCGGCGATTACCAACCGGATTTATTGCTGGACTTACACGGTTACCGTCAATCCGAGGCTAAACTCGAGCTCGCGGCGCTGATCCAAGCCTGCGTCAAACAGCAAAGCCAATGTTGTTGTGTGATGCACGGTTACGGCACTGGCATACTAAAACAGCAGGTGCCTATGTGGTTGGTGCAACATCCGATGGTAAAAGCGTTTCATCAGGCCCCTAAAGAATGGGGTGGCGATGCGGCGCTGCTAGTACTTATCGATATTGGCGACCAGCCACATCGACGTTAA
- the prmB gene encoding 50S ribosomal protein L3 N(5)-glutamine methyltransferase, translated as MDKIFVDEAVTELRTIGDMLRWAVSRFNDANVYYGHGTDNAWDEAIALVFHALHLPEEIGQQVILSNLTSSEKHKIVELIIRRVRERLPVPYLTNKARFAGLEFYVDERVLVPRSPIAEMIANRFAPWLYGKPVNRILDLCTGSGCIAIACAYEFDEAEVDALDISEDALDVAQINVETLGVMDRVFPMQSDLFSAIPEGPQYDLIVSNPPYVDEEDIGDMPDEYHHEPAIGLASGRDGLDLTKRILANAAQYLTPTGILVVEVGNSMVHLVEQFPEVPFTWVSFEHGGDGVFVLTRDQLVEHQSLFAIYRDAQ; from the coding sequence TTGGATAAGATCTTTGTAGATGAAGCTGTGACAGAGTTACGCACCATAGGTGACATGTTGCGTTGGGCGGTGAGCCGCTTTAATGATGCCAATGTGTACTATGGCCACGGGACTGATAACGCGTGGGATGAGGCCATCGCCCTAGTGTTTCATGCGCTGCACTTGCCCGAAGAAATCGGCCAACAGGTGATTTTAAGTAACTTAACCAGCAGCGAAAAACACAAAATCGTTGAGCTGATCATACGCCGCGTACGTGAACGTTTGCCAGTGCCTTATTTAACCAATAAAGCGCGCTTTGCAGGGCTTGAATTCTATGTGGATGAGCGCGTATTGGTACCACGTTCACCTATCGCCGAGATGATTGCCAATCGCTTTGCTCCTTGGTTATACGGCAAACCCGTTAATCGTATTTTAGATTTATGTACTGGCAGTGGTTGTATCGCGATTGCCTGTGCCTACGAATTTGATGAGGCCGAGGTTGATGCGCTGGATATCAGTGAAGATGCCCTCGATGTGGCGCAAATCAACGTCGAAACCTTAGGCGTGATGGATAGAGTCTTCCCGATGCAATCGGATCTGTTTTCAGCCATTCCTGAAGGTCCACAATATGATTTGATTGTCTCTAATCCGCCTTATGTGGATGAAGAAGATATCGGCGATATGCCAGATGAATACCACCATGAGCCTGCGATTGGTTTAGCTTCGGGTCGTGACGGCCTCGATTTAACCAAACGAATTTTAGCGAATGCAGCCCAATACCTGACACCAACGGGAATTTTAGTGGTTGAGGTGGGTAACTCTATGGTGCATCTGGTGGAGCAATTCCCTGAAGTGCCTTTTACTTGGGTTAGTTTTGAACACGGCGGTGACGGTGTGTTTGTGCTGACTCGCGATCAATTGGTCGAACATCAATCGCTTTTTGCTATTTATCGCGACGCGCAATAA
- the aroC gene encoding chorismate synthase, with amino-acid sequence MSGNSIGQNFVVTTFGESHGVALGCIIDGCPPGLELTEADMQHDLDRRRPGTSRYTTARREPDEVRILSGVFEGKTTGTSIGLLIENTDQRSQDYSNIKDLFRPGHADYTYQQKYGLRDYRGGGRSSARETAMRVAAGAVAKKYLKQVHGINIQGYMSQLGPISAETLDFSQIEQNAFFFPDASKLEALDEYMRELKKSGDSIGAKISVVATGVPVGLGEPVFDRLDADIAHALMGINAVKGVEIGDGFGVVTQKGSEGRDLMSPLGFESNHAGGILGGISSGQPIVAHIALKPTSSISVPGQSMTAQGEMAEVVTKGRHDPCVGIRAVPIAEAMLAIVLMDHLLRHRAQNHDVRSHTPILGMR; translated from the coding sequence ATGTCTGGAAACAGTATTGGTCAAAATTTTGTGGTGACTACCTTCGGTGAAAGTCACGGTGTGGCGCTCGGTTGTATTATTGATGGTTGCCCTCCAGGGCTCGAACTCACCGAAGCCGATATGCAGCATGATTTAGACCGCCGTCGTCCTGGGACATCCCGTTATACCACCGCGCGCCGTGAGCCTGATGAAGTACGGATCTTATCCGGTGTGTTTGAAGGCAAAACCACAGGCACCTCCATTGGGCTTCTGATCGAAAACACCGATCAGCGCAGCCAAGATTACTCCAATATCAAAGATTTATTCCGCCCAGGACACGCCGATTACACCTATCAGCAAAAGTATGGCCTGCGTGATTACCGTGGCGGTGGCCGCTCATCGGCCCGCGAAACCGCTATGCGGGTTGCGGCGGGTGCTGTGGCGAAAAAGTATTTAAAACAAGTGCATGGTATTAATATCCAAGGCTATATGTCTCAACTTGGACCGATTAGTGCCGAGACCCTCGATTTTAGTCAAATCGAGCAGAATGCCTTTTTCTTCCCCGATGCGAGTAAGCTCGAGGCGCTAGATGAATATATGCGCGAGCTGAAAAAATCCGGTGATTCGATTGGCGCCAAAATCTCTGTGGTAGCGACTGGTGTTCCCGTTGGACTGGGTGAACCCGTATTCGATAGGCTCGATGCCGACATCGCCCATGCCTTAATGGGCATAAACGCGGTAAAAGGCGTTGAAATCGGTGATGGTTTTGGCGTTGTCACGCAAAAAGGCTCGGAAGGGCGCGATTTAATGTCGCCGCTGGGTTTTGAATCAAATCATGCCGGTGGCATACTTGGCGGCATTTCATCGGGCCAACCCATTGTCGCCCATATTGCATTAAAACCGACCTCGAGTATCAGTGTGCCGGGCCAAAGCATGACGGCCCAAGGGGAAATGGCGGAAGTCGTGACTAAAGGTCGTCACGACCCCTGTGTCGGGATCCGCGCGGTACCGATCGCCGAAGCTATGCTGGCGATTGTGTTGATGGATCATCTGTTAAGGCACAGAGCTCAAAATCATGATGTTCGCAGTCATACACCGATTCTCGGCATGAGATAG
- a CDS encoding MFS transporter, whose translation MPTISSTSQQLRWLCACYFFFFSILGTMIPYLGVFFENRGFNPQEIGFLLAILMATRIVAPNVWAKVADRTGMRSELVKMGAGAAMLAYLSFFYHGGFVYMALSLALYTFFWNAILAQLEVITLETLGENASRYGQIRSFGSIGYICLVVGAGFAIGQWGTEVLPYIGLALFTGMLVSALPLPANRAVRPQGLERQPLKWTKPILWFMVSAMLLQMSAGPFYGFFVLYLKQAGYTEAAAGIFVALGAMAEIVMFMFAPRLLGRYGVNTLLVVSIAMTAVRWLLVAFGVESMLLLGLSQVLHAFTFGLTHAASIQFVHRHFDASHRSQGQALYASLSFGVGGALGTWICGYIWGDGSGAVWSWVFAAACAFAAMLAVFLIPKDRAQAVAS comes from the coding sequence ATGCCAACAATCTCTAGCACAAGCCAGCAGTTACGCTGGCTATGTGCCTGTTATTTTTTCTTCTTTTCAATTCTCGGCACTATGATCCCTTACCTTGGGGTCTTCTTCGAAAACCGTGGATTTAACCCTCAAGAAATCGGTTTTTTGCTGGCGATTTTAATGGCGACCCGTATCGTGGCACCCAATGTGTGGGCTAAGGTGGCCGATCGCACTGGCATGCGCTCCGAATTGGTGAAGATGGGCGCTGGCGCGGCGATGCTGGCGTATTTGAGTTTCTTCTATCACGGTGGCTTTGTGTATATGGCGCTGAGCCTTGCGCTATATACCTTCTTCTGGAACGCGATTTTGGCACAGCTTGAGGTGATCACCCTTGAAACCTTAGGTGAAAATGCCAGCCGCTATGGACAAATCCGCAGTTTTGGCAGCATTGGCTATATCTGCTTAGTGGTTGGTGCCGGTTTTGCCATCGGCCAATGGGGTACCGAGGTATTGCCTTATATTGGTTTAGCCTTGTTTACTGGGATGCTGGTCAGCGCCTTGCCGTTGCCTGCGAATCGTGCTGTGCGCCCTCAAGGGCTGGAGCGGCAGCCGCTCAAATGGACTAAGCCCATTCTGTGGTTCATGGTGTCGGCGATGTTATTACAGATGAGCGCTGGACCTTTTTACGGTTTCTTTGTGCTCTACCTTAAGCAGGCGGGTTACACCGAAGCGGCCGCGGGAATTTTTGTCGCCCTCGGGGCAATGGCCGAAATCGTGATGTTTATGTTTGCGCCTCGCTTGCTTGGACGTTATGGCGTCAATACCTTGCTTGTCGTCAGTATCGCTATGACCGCCGTGCGTTGGTTGCTGGTGGCCTTTGGTGTTGAGAGCATGTTATTACTGGGCTTAAGCCAAGTGCTACATGCGTTCACCTTCGGTTTGACCCATGCGGCCTCGATTCAGTTTGTGCACCGTCATTTTGATGCCAGTCATCGCAGTCAAGGACAAGCCCTGTATGCCAGCTTAAGCTTTGGGGTTGGCGGCGCACTCGGAACGTGGATTTGCGGTTATATCTGGGGTGATGGTAGCGGCGCTGTATGGTCTTGGGTATTTGCGGCGGCCTGTGCCTTTGCGGCCATGTTAGCGGTATTTTTGATCCCTAAGGATAGGGCGCAAGCGGTTGCGTCATAA
- a CDS encoding ATP-NAD kinase family protein — translation MIRFRLGLVINPLAGLGGSVGLKGSDGVAEEALALGAEPKAIKRMMQALEVIAPFAKDIEIITASGVMGEDAANALGFNTRVVYQTPDKTQAMDTQAVVRTLLDEPLDLLLFAGGDGTARDVYSVFEQAVIDDKLPVLGVPAGVKIHSGVYGITPHAAGMVVKMLLEGELVSLMSADVMDIDEVAFRQGTVRAKRFGELLVPAEPRYVQAVKMGGKEVDELVLADIAADVIQQMEDELYIMGSGSTVAFVMEELGLDNTLLGVDLIQDNTLVASDLTAKQLLDVTQDKPAKLVITLIGGQGHILGRGNQQLSPELIRRLGKDNIIILATKTKLKALEGRPLIVDSGDPQLDRELCGYYKVTTGYHDYVMYQVANPDYSDL, via the coding sequence GTGATCCGGTTTCGTTTAGGCTTAGTCATCAATCCACTGGCGGGTTTAGGTGGTAGTGTGGGTCTTAAGGGCAGCGATGGTGTGGCAGAAGAAGCCCTTGCCTTAGGCGCCGAGCCCAAGGCGATAAAGCGTATGATGCAAGCCTTAGAAGTGATTGCCCCTTTTGCCAAAGATATCGAAATCATTACCGCCTCAGGTGTGATGGGGGAGGATGCCGCCAACGCCTTAGGTTTTAACACCCGTGTGGTGTATCAAACTCCGGATAAAACTCAAGCGATGGACACGCAAGCCGTTGTGCGTACCTTGCTTGATGAACCGTTAGATTTATTACTGTTTGCGGGGGGCGATGGCACGGCGCGCGATGTGTATAGCGTGTTTGAACAAGCCGTTATCGACGATAAATTACCTGTGCTTGGTGTGCCGGCTGGGGTAAAAATCCATTCGGGCGTTTACGGCATCACCCCCCATGCTGCGGGCATGGTGGTGAAAATGCTGCTCGAGGGTGAGTTAGTCAGCCTGATGAGCGCCGATGTGATGGATATTGATGAAGTGGCCTTTCGCCAAGGCACGGTGCGCGCCAAACGGTTTGGTGAGCTATTAGTGCCAGCAGAACCCCGTTATGTGCAAGCGGTGAAGATGGGCGGAAAAGAAGTCGATGAGCTCGTGCTCGCCGACATTGCGGCCGATGTTATCCAGCAGATGGAAGACGAGCTATACATTATGGGCTCGGGCAGCACGGTCGCCTTTGTAATGGAAGAGCTTGGCCTCGATAACACCCTGTTGGGGGTTGATCTTATCCAAGATAATACCTTAGTGGCGAGTGATTTAACCGCCAAGCAGTTGCTCGACGTTACCCAAGATAAGCCGGCAAAACTGGTAATTACTTTGATTGGCGGGCAGGGGCATATTCTCGGTCGTGGCAATCAGCAGTTGTCGCCAGAGCTTATCCGCCGCCTCGGTAAGGACAATATTATTATCCTCGCCACAAAAACTAAGCTAAAAGCACTTGAAGGACGCCCCTTAATTGTGGATAGTGGCGACCCTCAATTAGATCGTGAGCTTTGTGGCTATTACAAAGTAACGACGGGTTACCATGATTATGTGATGTATCAGGTGGCCAACCCCGACTATTCAGATTTATAG
- a CDS encoding YfcL family protein: MLEQYEEALEQWIESVVSHGDDDALFACGYLQGHVAVVLSQLEDEGESTLAALLEKMTDCLALARQELNDADFALVEAAWTQLHGKIVSHLAA, from the coding sequence ATGTTAGAGCAGTATGAAGAAGCACTAGAACAGTGGATTGAGTCTGTAGTGAGCCATGGTGATGACGACGCCTTATTTGCCTGTGGTTATCTGCAAGGGCATGTGGCGGTGGTGTTATCGCAACTTGAAGACGAAGGCGAGAGCACGCTAGCAGCCTTGCTCGAAAAAATGACCGACTGTTTAGCCCTCGCGCGCCAAGAATTAAATGATGCCGATTTTGCATTAGTTGAAGCGGCGTGGACACAATTGCATGGCAAGATTGTTAGTCATTTAGCGGCCTAA
- a CDS encoding RNA methyltransferase, whose translation MSISTTTSVDAMAKPEAQQAVYIGLVNPKTPTNVGGIMRASGCYGVDAVFYTGKRYEYAARGPQQYNADTQSAAERIPLTGVASLLDALPSDTKLVCVDLVLGATPLPEFVHPEKAFYVFGPEDGTIGQEIIDRADDVVYVPTVGCMNLAASVNVLLYDRLAKAHREQLSAQTEFDGDALIRQSRDNNNRTRVKTTKQGSSL comes from the coding sequence ATGAGTATATCCACGACGACTTCGGTTGATGCCATGGCAAAACCTGAGGCGCAGCAAGCGGTTTATATCGGTCTAGTCAATCCGAAAACCCCGACGAACGTAGGCGGCATTATGCGCGCTTCCGGCTGTTATGGTGTCGATGCCGTGTTCTACACCGGCAAACGCTATGAGTATGCTGCCCGTGGGCCGCAGCAATATAATGCCGATACGCAGAGCGCCGCCGAACGCATTCCGTTAACTGGGGTTGCCTCCTTACTCGATGCGCTCCCCTCTGACACTAAGCTGGTGTGCGTGGATTTAGTCCTAGGGGCAACACCCTTACCTGAGTTTGTGCATCCCGAGAAAGCTTTTTATGTGTTTGGCCCAGAGGATGGCACCATTGGCCAAGAGATTATCGATAGAGCCGATGACGTGGTGTATGTGCCGACTGTAGGCTGCATGAATCTGGCGGCCTCGGTGAACGTATTGCTTTACGATAGGTTGGCGAAAGCCCATCGCGAGCAGCTATCAGCTCAAACCGAGTTTGACGGTGATGCCTTGATCCGTCAAAGTCGCGACAACAATAATCGCACCCGAGTAAAAACCACTAAGCAGGGTTCTTCGCTCTAG
- the mnmC gene encoding FAD-dependent 5-carboxymethylaminomethyl-2-thiouridine(34) oxidoreductase MnmC, which yields MTAKPQKSCQFKRDYPQLINLYPPCALTTAQSLDNLTRLRLSRLTTPSTQLGQGLCVMGQWGLGDGLELLSLLQHWQTQTQSNTRLLVKVFEPNPINDYELKLLWDQSQSLISTPHLQPIANALLKAKPARIIGCQRLIFDDGRITVDLHFGDPQTSLTNLPHSPAHPIQQWLVLPYLAAQLNGKQVWQMARLSTDDAQLIGVNLAETVQQLAHSSGFSTLNVSQDALNGDENDTLPSQIITDEILLHERKLLRQQADTAQAFTPKPAALATKDHPVAIVGGGLASANLMLSLAERGQSSTLFCKDNELGQGASGNRQGAIYPLLTPENDELSRFFQQAFLFSRRRIEALSHASMIETDATPNVTAISHDFCGVLQTGHDERSQQRLDKIIQSQDWPTEIAYAVDANEANEIAQIGIDKAGFFYPLGGWVCPFEYAKAAVDKASQLANVQCHFNTEITEIECDAKAWYLHSQGQRFGPFRQLVLANGAQLTQFSASERLQISPFRGQVSHVPAQFKLSQLATVLCANGYLTPSHQGLHCLGASYVKAAEHLDFCPQEQRENLGKMQESYPNQAWVDDIDISGNSARVGVRMVTRDHFPMMGCAPDVAEILARYEQHQLNQQQAEQSKHYWQTTPAPILDGLYILGGLGSRGLSSGPLAAECLAAQLTGEPLPLDWPTLNKLNPNRMWLRKLLKGKAL from the coding sequence TTGACTGCTAAGCCCCAAAAATCTTGCCAATTTAAGCGTGATTACCCGCAATTGATCAACCTTTATCCCCCATGCGCGTTGACTACTGCACAGTCTCTGGACAATTTAACTCGCCTTCGACTCTCTCGCTTAACGACGCCATCAACCCAACTCGGTCAGGGACTGTGCGTCATGGGACAATGGGGATTAGGCGATGGACTCGAGCTGCTCTCTCTACTACAACACTGGCAAACGCAGACTCAAAGCAACACACGGCTGTTAGTCAAAGTGTTTGAGCCCAATCCCATTAACGATTACGAACTTAAATTACTTTGGGATCAATCGCAAAGCTTAATTTCCACGCCTCATTTACAACCGATTGCCAATGCCTTACTTAAGGCAAAACCTGCACGCATTATAGGGTGCCAGAGATTAATTTTTGATGACGGCCGCATCACGGTCGATTTGCATTTTGGCGACCCGCAAACCTCACTCACCAATTTGCCCCACAGCCCTGCTCATCCCATTCAGCAATGGCTGGTTTTACCGTATTTGGCGGCGCAGCTTAATGGCAAGCAAGTCTGGCAAATGGCCCGTTTGAGTACCGATGATGCCCAGCTGATTGGGGTCAATTTGGCTGAAACCGTGCAACAGCTTGCCCACAGCAGTGGCTTTAGCACACTTAACGTCAGCCAAGATGCCTTAAATGGTGATGAAAATGACACACTGCCAAGCCAGATTATCACCGATGAGATTTTGCTCCATGAGCGCAAACTGCTACGCCAGCAAGCCGATACTGCTCAGGCATTTACCCCAAAACCTGCAGCGCTCGCCACTAAAGATCATCCCGTTGCCATCGTCGGTGGCGGACTGGCATCAGCGAACCTAATGCTCTCCCTTGCCGAACGAGGTCAAAGTAGCACCTTGTTTTGTAAGGATAATGAGTTAGGCCAAGGCGCATCCGGCAATCGTCAAGGGGCGATTTATCCCCTACTCACGCCTGAAAATGATGAACTGAGTCGTTTTTTCCAACAGGCATTTTTGTTCAGCCGTCGCCGTATCGAAGCGCTGAGCCATGCGTCGATGATTGAGACAGATGCCACCCCGAATGTTACCGCGATTTCCCATGACTTTTGTGGGGTACTGCAAACGGGTCATGATGAGCGCAGCCAACAACGGTTGGATAAAATCATCCAAAGTCAGGACTGGCCGACGGAAATCGCCTACGCCGTGGATGCGAATGAAGCCAACGAAATTGCTCAAATAGGGATTGATAAGGCTGGATTTTTTTATCCCCTCGGAGGCTGGGTATGCCCATTTGAATACGCCAAAGCCGCGGTGGATAAGGCCTCGCAGCTTGCCAATGTGCAGTGCCATTTCAATACCGAGATCACCGAAATTGAATGTGATGCAAAGGCTTGGTATCTCCACAGTCAAGGCCAGCGTTTTGGACCATTCCGCCAACTCGTGCTCGCCAATGGCGCGCAGCTCACCCAATTTTCGGCCAGTGAGCGATTACAGATAAGTCCGTTTCGCGGCCAAGTGAGCCACGTCCCCGCCCAATTTAAGCTGAGCCAACTGGCGACAGTGTTATGCGCGAACGGTTACCTCACGCCAAGTCATCAAGGCTTGCATTGCCTCGGCGCCAGTTATGTCAAAGCGGCGGAGCACCTCGATTTTTGCCCGCAAGAGCAACGGGAAAACCTAGGCAAAATGCAAGAAAGCTACCCCAACCAAGCCTGGGTTGACGATATCGACATCAGCGGTAATAGCGCCCGTGTCGGCGTGCGGATGGTGACGCGGGATCATTTCCCCATGATGGGTTGTGCGCCCGATGTGGCTGAAATATTGGCGCGCTATGAACAGCATCAACTCAATCAGCAGCAGGCCGAACAAAGCAAGCATTATTGGCAAACGACCCCGGCTCCGATCCTCGATGGCCTTTATATCCTAGGTGGCTTAGGGTCACGGGGATTAAGCTCTGGCCCCTTAGCGGCCGAATGTTTGGCGGCGCAATTAACCGGTGAGCCGCTGCCACTGGATTGGCCAACCTTAAATAAACTCAACCCCAATCGGATGTGGCTACGCAAATTACTAAAGGGTAAAGCACTTTAG
- the fabB gene encoding beta-ketoacyl-ACP synthase I, whose amino-acid sequence MKRVVITGMGVVSSIGNNKQEVTESLKAGRSGITHSAQFEEMQLRSHVWGNIKLDPSELIDRKALRFMGDAAAYAYIAMQEAIKDAQLTEEQYSNPRVGLIVGTGGASSSNQVQAADILREKGVKRVGPYIVPRIMSSTASACLATPFKIKGMNYSISSACATSAHCIGHAVELIQMGKQDMVFAGGSEEVDWTLTMGFDAMGALSTKYNDTPEKASRTYDADRDGFVISGGGGILIVEELEHALARGAKIYAEVIGYGASSDGYDMVAPSGEGAVRCMQMALADVDTPIDYINTHGTSTPVGDVRELEALREVFKDKCPPVASTKSMTGHALGAAGVHEAIYSLIMMENSFIAPSINIDNLDEAAKDMPIVREYRDAELNTVMSNSFGFGGTNATLVMRKYK is encoded by the coding sequence ATGAAAAGAGTCGTGATCACCGGAATGGGTGTTGTTTCAAGTATCGGTAATAACAAGCAAGAAGTGACTGAGTCACTTAAAGCGGGCCGTAGTGGTATTACACATTCCGCTCAGTTTGAAGAAATGCAACTACGCAGTCATGTATGGGGCAATATCAAATTAGATCCTTCTGAGCTGATTGACCGTAAAGCGCTGCGTTTTATGGGCGATGCTGCGGCATATGCTTACATTGCAATGCAAGAAGCCATTAAGGATGCTCAGTTAACTGAAGAGCAGTATTCAAATCCTCGCGTAGGTTTGATTGTGGGCACAGGCGGCGCTTCGTCTTCTAACCAAGTTCAAGCTGCGGATATTCTGCGCGAAAAAGGCGTAAAACGCGTCGGTCCTTATATCGTGCCACGCATTATGTCGAGCACAGCCAGCGCGTGTTTGGCTACCCCCTTCAAAATCAAAGGCATGAACTACTCAATCAGTTCAGCCTGTGCGACCAGTGCTCACTGTATCGGTCACGCCGTTGAACTTATCCAAATGGGTAAGCAAGATATGGTGTTTGCGGGCGGTTCAGAAGAAGTGGATTGGACCCTGACCATGGGCTTCGATGCGATGGGCGCACTGTCGACTAAATACAACGACACTCCAGAAAAAGCCTCTCGCACCTATGATGCGGACCGTGATGGTTTCGTGATCTCCGGTGGCGGCGGTATCTTAATTGTTGAAGAGTTAGAGCACGCTCTGGCTCGTGGCGCGAAGATTTACGCTGAAGTGATTGGTTATGGCGCATCATCAGACGGTTACGACATGGTAGCTCCGTCTGGCGAAGGTGCGGTGCGTTGTATGCAAATGGCTCTGGCCGATGTGGACACGCCAATTGATTACATCAACACCCACGGTACTTCTACCCCAGTTGGTGACGTGCGTGAGTTAGAAGCCCTGCGTGAAGTCTTTAAAGACAAGTGCCCACCAGTTGCATCGACTAAGTCTATGACAGGCCATGCCTTAGGCGCGGCGGGTGTACACGAAGCCATCTACAGCTTGATCATGATGGAAAACAGCTTTATTGCTCCTAGCATCAACATCGATAACTTAGATGAAGCCGCGAAAGACATGCCAATCGTGCGTGAATACCGCGATGCAGAGCTAAACACTGTGATGAGCAACAGCTTTGGTTTTGGTGGCACTAACGCAACATTAGTGATGCGTAAATATAAGTAA